The following are encoded in a window of Carassius auratus strain Wakin chromosome 6, ASM336829v1, whole genome shotgun sequence genomic DNA:
- the LOC113089830 gene encoding protein CutA homolog, whose product MSSALLKLCCLWVLLAGLMLPVLRRLGLRAFSMASDSYSSGTHSAAFVTCPNDMVAKDLARGIVEKKLAACVNIIPQITSVYEWQGKIEEDSEVLLMIKTRSSKIAALAEYVRSNHPYEVAEVISLPIDQGNPPYLKWIGDTVPE is encoded by the exons ATGAGCTCGGCTCTGCTGAAGCTGTGCTGTCTG tgggtTCTGCTGGCTGGTTTGATGCTGCCGGTGCTGCGGCGGCTGGGATTGAGAGCGTTCTCGATGGCGTCAGACTCGTATTCGTCCGGCACACACTCCGCTGCCTTCGTCACCTGCCCCAACGACATGGTGGCCAAAGATCTGGCCAG AGGAATTGTGGAGAAGAAGCTGGCGGCATGTGTGAACATCATCCCACAAATCACTTCtgt gtacGAGTGGCAGGGGAAGATCGAGGAGGACAGTGAAGTTCTGCTG ATGATTAAGACGAGAAGTTCAAAGATTGCTGCTCTTGCTGAATATGTCCG GTCGAATCATCCGTATGAAGTGGCCGAGGTCATCAGTTTACCCATCGATCAGGGAAACCCTCCGTATCTCAAGTGGATCGGAGACACTGTTCCCGAGTGA